The following nucleotide sequence is from Calidithermus timidus DSM 17022.
ATTTTATGTGACAGGGATTTACCATGAGAAAGGGGGAGATAGGTTTTCAAGGTACGCTCGAGGGGACCTCGCTAGGGGGATTATAGCATTTTGCGCAAAACATAATGCCGCATTTTGGCAAGCGGGCTTTGTATTGTCCCAAACGGGAATAGTGGCCGCTTTTTCTGGTGAGGGGGTGCGATCGCGAAGGGATTTTTGTGGGCTAGAGGATCAGGTAGTCGGGATTTCCGGCGATCCGGCCCACGCCCAGCACTTCCACCACTCCCCCTACTGGGTAGATGCGCACGCCGTCCTCGGTGGGCTCGAGCTTCTTCTGCAAGAGTTTTTTGAGCTGCTCGAGCTGGGCCGGGTTGAGCCAACACTCGAATACCGAAAGCTGCACCCGCTCGCCAAAGCCCTTGGGGTGCTGGGCCTCTTGATTTAGGCATCCTTCCAGCAGGCGCAGCAGCACTTTGCGGCCAGCGCCGGGGTGAATTGCCCCACACCACCACCCGCCGCACCTTGCGAGCAGGGTCTGCTCGTCTAGCTCCACCCGCAGGCGACCCTGGCGCAGGCGCAGGGTGGCGGACTGCTCGGTGAGGTGGAGGGTCATGCAAGGGGAATCGGAGAGTATTCCACTTTGGGTAGTCCTCCTCTTTCCACCAGAGTTTGCAAGACCTGGGCAAGATCGTTCGCCATACCCTCTTTGGGCGGTTCAAAGCCGTGCGCAAACACAGAACTGTTACGGGCTTTTGCCAATCCCACCAGCTTGTTTGGGTTGACCGCTTGAGCGGCATTATCCCCCAATGCCCTGAGCAAGAAGAAAGCAGTGACGAAGTCCACGTCGGTTTTTTGTTCTAGTTTGTCTTCGGTCTTCAGACCTGCCCCATTTCGCTCGACTTGATATTTGATCTTTAGATCTTCGAGGCTCATCTGAACTGTCTCACAAAGTTTTTGGAAGTCGGGCTTAGCCGTATCGAAGCCCCTCTGGGCCAAGCGGTGTTGCAAGAAAAACTCGAGGGCACGGTAGCGTAGCAGTACGGCCTCGGCAATACGGCCCGCACTTTGGCGTCGCCCAGCCATAAAATCGAGGGCAGCCAGCGCCCAGGCCACTTTTTGTGGTTCTGCAAGTGGGACTATGTTCCTGCTGGAAAGCGAGTTCGCAAGGTAAATGATTTCCTCGAGCCCCTCCTTTTGCTCACGAATGGTATTGGTGTATTTAGCAAAGGGACTTTGCTTATACGGAGGCTTTTGTAAAAGGCTGCGCAGCTCTTCCAACTTTGTTTTTGCCGATTCAAACTGTGCAGCATCTATATGCGCATAGGCCTCTGATAGGATTGCTTCAAGGCTGTTTGCTTTCCCTTCCCGCTCCGCCGCTTGGCTAAAGTTCTGTTTTGCGCGCGCAAAGTCCCCTTGGCTGTAGGCTTCCTTGCCACGATTGTAGAGCCAATCCGGTATAACTTCACGTGGGTTCTCGAGGCGTTTCAAAAACTCAGTTCCTGCTACCGGACGGCGAAGCTGGTCGTCATACTCTTCGTTGTCCACATAATAGACATGTGCAATGCGGCCTTCTTCCGCCAGCGAGAAAGCAAACATCGCCAACCCAGCAACCATGGCCTTCGTGCCCCCAGTTGGGTCAAAGGCAATTGGATCCTTTGGATCAAGCCGGTCTATTTGCTGCCGCACTTGCCTATAAATATCTTCCGGGTCGCTCCGGCTAACCTGAAGGGTTTTGATCCGGTCGACCCCCCACCCCAATTCCTTTTCAATCCGCTCACAAAGCTTTTCCGTATCCTTGGTATGCAGCAAGTAAACTTTTTCAGCGTTCAGCGCGCGAGCTGAAAGAATAACTGGTTCCGGTGTTGTTCCCACGGTATGGAAGGAAGCTTTGTACTGCTGTTGCCCCCGATCAACAAAACCCTCTTTGGTAAGCGGCCAGATTTCTTTTTCGTACAGCTCCCTGGCTTCTTTGGCCTGAGGCGACGGCTCTGTCCGACCAATGTTCCCTTGGCCTAATAGATCTTTATACCGTGTCCACAGTTGCCGTAAGCGCTCCTTGTTCCGATTCATGGTTCTTATTCACCTCCTGCCTTGGGTCAAACCCCCGCACCCGCCCAAACCCCAAGCTGGTCTTGGCCCCCACCCCGGCGTAAAAGGCAAAGCGCCCCAAAGCCTGCATCCACTGGGCCTCGGTGGGGCTGGCCTTGGGCAGGTAGTAGACCACCCGGCCCACAAAGCCCACCCCTCGCTCGTCCTCGTTGGGCGCGATGCGGTGGGTGCGGCCCTGGAACTGGCCCACCGTGAGGCGCTCCCAGGCCTGCTGCACCTCCTCGGGCACCTTGACCGGGGCGAAGGCGTTCCAGCGCTGCACCAGCGAGTCGAAGACCAGCTTAGGCTCGGGCAGGGGGTAGCTATGCCCCTTGCGGCGGAAGAAGGTGGGGCTGGCGAACTGAAGCCCCAGGCTGGCCGGGGCCGGCCCCTGGAAGAGCCGGGGGTAGGTGCTCACGCCGCTCCAAGGGTGTTCTTCCTGCAAGACGGCCCTAACCCGAAAAGACGCTTTGAGCTTGACGCTCTGGCCCGCCAGGCCAAACAGGTGGGGCGAGAGCCGGGCATAGAGCCCTTCCTCCAGCAGCCCAATCCGCACCCACCACTGCCCCTCGGCCCCGCCCAGCCCCAGGCTGAAGGGGTTGGGCTGGGCGCTGTGCAGCTCAGGGTCTATCTGCTTCAGCAGGCCATACACCAGCCCCCGCCAGCCGTCGGGGTCGGGGCGCGAGGGGCCTTCCAGGGTAAGGACGATGGCTGCGAGCATCATGCCAGGTCGGTCTGGGCGAAGGGGTAACCGGGCTCGCGGAAGAGAATATGCAGCAGTACCGAGCTATCCAGCACCATCAAAAGCCCTCCGGGCCAAAGCCCAGGATTTCCTCCTGCTCAGCCTTGGTGGGCGCTTTACCCAGGCTTCCGGGAGGCAGCTTGGGCCAAACCTCGCGCTCTAAAAACTCCAGCACGCTCTCCTTGCGGGGGCGATGCGGGTACAAGAGCCGGGCTTTGCGGATGGCCTCGGTCTTGCTCTCGCCCCTCAGGCGGGCCACTTCCTCGGCCAGGCGCTCGACCTCGGGGTTTTTGAGGGTCAGGGCCATGGTTTCAGTATAGGTTGAAAAAAGCAGGGTTTCAGTAGGGCTCGAGCCTCGCCACAGCCCAGCCCAGGGGGAAGCCATCTTTGGGGCTGGCTGAGCCGGCGGTTTTGCGGGTTTTGGGTTCTTGGCCCTCCTCCCCGTCGAGCAAAAGCGCGAGCCGGATGGACATGCGCCCGCTGCCGAAGCCGATGCGCAGGGGGAAGGAGCGCTTATCTTCACTGAGCCGTTTCTCGAGGGCGTCGTAGACCTTGAGCGCTTGCCCGAGGCGATGATTCTGGGCATATTCCCGCTCGAGGTGGAGCACCTCTTGGTAATACTCCCAGCAGGCCTCGGCCAGCGCCTGGGCCGAAATGGGGTGAGAAACCGCGTCTTTGTGTCTTTGCTGGGCTAAGCCGGTGTGCAGGCGCAAGGGGGCTTGCAGCTTGGTTCCCACCCGGAACATCTCGGCCAGGATGACGGTCTGGTCCATCTGACCCCTGGGGTGGAAGACCCCTATGCGGTTCAACAACAGGTTCTCGCTGGGCTCGCTGTCGCCTATGCGCACCTGACGGAAGGGGTCGCGGTGGAGGTTGGGGCTGCGTTCGGCGGCGTAGTCCAGTACCAGGGCCTCAAAGGCCTGGGCAACAGGGGTTGTTATTCTCTCGGGCGGCTGGATGAGCGGCCACTCGTCGCCTTGAACCTTCTGGCCCCACTGCCAGCGACCTTTGTACTCGATATCCCGCCCCTGCCGCACAACCCGCTTGAACAGCCAGGCGGTGCGCAAGGCCCCTTTGATGGAGGAGCCCGGCAGATAGGCCCCCAGGGGGCTTCGGGGCAGGGGGCGGAACTCGAGGCCCGCCGCGTCGGTGGCGTTTTTAACGGTATTGATGAAAGCTGGGGTGGCAGGGAGGCGGCGCAGGATGGCCGGGGTGGGGTCTACCAGGCGGCTGTTCCAGAGGGATTGCAGGCTTTGCTGGGCCCGTTTGGGGCCCTGGGCCACCGCCTGCAAGTAGTTTTCTTGCTGTTCTGGAGAGAGCAGCTCCAAAAGCCGCCCCGCATCCAGGATGAGCACCTCTTTTTGGGCCTCGTCCACCAGGTAGCTGTAGGCCGGAAAAGCCTCGCCGGTGCCCACGTGGATGGGGCCCAGGGTTTCAATGGTCAAGCGGTAGCTCTCCAGAAAGCTCATACCCGCACCCCCAGGGGAAAGCTGTAGAGGTACTCCCAAACCTTTACCCCATCCTCCGGCGCGGGCTCGGGGGTCACGTCCAGCAATTTGGCGCCAGGCACCTGCCGGAACACGCTGCCCTCCTTGGCCCGCAGGTAGGGGCGCTTGAAGGGGGTCTCGGCCTGGGCGTAGTGCCCCCCCAGGCGGCCCCAGTAGGTTTCCAGGGCAAAAAAGCCCTCGCCCTCGGGCAGGGTGGGGGCCAGGGTGACGTAGTGGGTGGGGTTTTCGGCCTCGGGTAGCTCCATCTCCTGCACGTCCACCACCTCAAAGCGTCCCAGCCCCACGCTGGCCTTGCCCCCATAGCCGAAGGTTCCGATCTGCTGCAGGGCTTCTTCCAGGTAGCCGGCCTCGCGGCGGAGCTGCACGTACACGCTCCACTCCCCCTGGCCCAGCCAGTACACCCGGTCGTTGAAGAGGATGCCCTCCTGTGCGGTCCCGGTGGCGCGAGAAATGCCCACCCGGGTCTGGGTGGCTACTTTGATACGGGGGGCCCGGTCACCCTCTAGCTCGGGGGACTCGAGCAGCGCCTGCTCACCTTCCCGAACGACCCGGGCGAAAGTACCGAAGCTCAAAAAGCGCAGGCCCTTGAGCTTCTTGCGCTTTACGGTGTCCTGCACCTGCACGGGCGGCAGCAGGGGGCGGGGCAGGTAGCCTCTGGGGAAGGCCGAGGAGATGAGGAAGGGGGGATCGTTTTGAAACTCTTGCAGCCACACCCTAAGCCCATCTTCCCCCTGGGTATAGCGCACCCACCAGGCCAGGTGGCCCCAGAGGGTGGAGGCGCTGGGCGGGGCGCTGACGCTGCCCAGCGCCAGGTGAAAAGCCTTGACCCTCATTTCTCCTCGACCCGATAATCTAGCTCCACCTGCCCATAACCCCGGCTGATGTAGCCGCCCAGGCCGTCGAGCTGGAGGAGCTCGAGGGCCTTCTCCACGTGACGGAAGTTGTCGCGATCGGTCTGGCCGCCGTCGCCGGTGTCCATCACCCGGTAGACCATCTCGAAGGCGAACTCGGCCCCCGCGGGCACCCGCTCGGCGGTGCGGGGGTTGGCGTTGCCACCGATGCGGGGGATGAAGA
It contains:
- the cas6 gene encoding CRISPR-associated endoribonuclease Cas6 translates to MMLAAIVLTLEGPSRPDPDGWRGLVYGLLKQIDPELHSAQPNPFSLGLGGAEGQWWVRIGLLEEGLYARLSPHLFGLAGQSVKLKASFRVRAVLQEEHPWSGVSTYPRLFQGPAPASLGLQFASPTFFRRKGHSYPLPEPKLVFDSLVQRWNAFAPVKVPEEVQQAWERLTVGQFQGRTHRIAPNEDERGVGFVGRVVYYLPKASPTEAQWMQALGRFAFYAGVGAKTSLGFGRVRGFDPRQEVNKNHESEQGALTATVDTV
- a CDS encoding type II toxin-antitoxin system VapB family antitoxin; its protein translation is MALTLKNPEVERLAEEVARLRGESKTEAIRKARLLYPHRPRKESVLEFLEREVWPKLPPGSLGKAPTKAEQEEILGFGPEGF
- a CDS encoding TIGR02710 family CRISPR-associated CARF protein, translated to MNRNKERLRQLWTRYKDLLGQGNIGRTEPSPQAKEARELYEKEIWPLTKEGFVDRGQQQYKASFHTVGTTPEPVILSARALNAEKVYLLHTKDTEKLCERIEKELGWGVDRIKTLQVSRSDPEDIYRQVRQQIDRLDPKDPIAFDPTGGTKAMVAGLAMFAFSLAEEGRIAHVYYVDNEEYDDQLRRPVAGTEFLKRLENPREVIPDWLYNRGKEAYSQGDFARAKQNFSQAAEREGKANSLEAILSEAYAHIDAAQFESAKTKLEELRSLLQKPPYKQSPFAKYTNTIREQKEGLEEIIYLANSLSSRNIVPLAEPQKVAWALAALDFMAGRRQSAGRIAEAVLLRYRALEFFLQHRLAQRGFDTAKPDFQKLCETVQMSLEDLKIKYQVERNGAGLKTEDKLEQKTDVDFVTAFFLLRALGDNAAQAVNPNKLVGLAKARNSSVFAHGFEPPKEGMANDLAQVLQTLVERGGLPKVEYSPIPLA
- the csm5 gene encoding type III-A CRISPR-associated RAMP protein Csm5, which codes for MSFLESYRLTIETLGPIHVGTGEAFPAYSYLVDEAQKEVLILDAGRLLELLSPEQQENYLQAVAQGPKRAQQSLQSLWNSRLVDPTPAILRRLPATPAFINTVKNATDAAGLEFRPLPRSPLGAYLPGSSIKGALRTAWLFKRVVRQGRDIEYKGRWQWGQKVQGDEWPLIQPPERITTPVAQAFEALVLDYAAERSPNLHRDPFRQVRIGDSEPSENLLLNRIGVFHPRGQMDQTVILAEMFRVGTKLQAPLRLHTGLAQQRHKDAVSHPISAQALAEACWEYYQEVLHLEREYAQNHRLGQALKVYDALEKRLSEDKRSFPLRIGFGSGRMSIRLALLLDGEEGQEPKTRKTAGSASPKDGFPLGWAVARLEPY
- the cas2 gene encoding CRISPR-associated endonuclease Cas2, with protein sequence MTLHLTEQSATLRLRQGRLRVELDEQTLLARCGGWWCGAIHPGAGRKVLLRLLEGCLNQEAQHPKGFGERVQLSVFECWLNPAQLEQLKKLLQKKLEPTEDGVRIYPVGGVVEVLGVGRIAGNPDYLIL
- the csm4 gene encoding type III-A CRISPR-associated RAMP protein Csm4 codes for the protein MRVKAFHLALGSVSAPPSASTLWGHLAWWVRYTQGEDGLRVWLQEFQNDPPFLISSAFPRGYLPRPLLPPVQVQDTVKRKKLKGLRFLSFGTFARVVREGEQALLESPELEGDRAPRIKVATQTRVGISRATGTAQEGILFNDRVYWLGQGEWSVYVQLRREAGYLEEALQQIGTFGYGGKASVGLGRFEVVDVQEMELPEAENPTHYVTLAPTLPEGEGFFALETYWGRLGGHYAQAETPFKRPYLRAKEGSVFRQVPGAKLLDVTPEPAPEDGVKVWEYLYSFPLGVRV